One window from the genome of Sphaerotilus microaerophilus encodes:
- a CDS encoding GFA family protein — MLEGSCHCGSATWQLDERPESATACNCTACRRYGVLWAYGYEGENILVSGETTAYVRGESLSFHFCPTCGGVSHWRSLAADEQGRRRIAVNLRLTEPGPIADLPIDHFDGLDTWADLPRDGRCIKDLWF, encoded by the coding sequence ATGCTTGAAGGCAGTTGCCACTGCGGCTCGGCCACCTGGCAACTCGACGAGCGGCCCGAATCCGCGACCGCCTGCAATTGCACCGCCTGCCGGCGCTACGGCGTGCTCTGGGCCTACGGCTACGAAGGCGAGAACATCCTGGTGAGCGGCGAGACCACCGCCTACGTCCGGGGAGAGTCGCTCAGCTTCCATTTCTGCCCGACCTGTGGCGGCGTCTCGCACTGGCGATCACTGGCCGCTGACGAGCAGGGGCGGCGGCGCATCGCCGTCAACCTGCGCCTGACGGAGCCTGGCCCGATTGCCGACCTGCCCATCGACCATTTCGACGGGCTGGACACGTGGGCGGACCTGCCGCGCGACGGCAGGTGCATCAAGGACCTGTGGTTCTAG
- a CDS encoding IS701 family transposase: MKPTSRDYCQFLISTQINYTQTYFADHHQRFSHDAINRYLQAANISPADVWNLARRNIEFDDDACLVFDDSVLDKNHSHKIELVRKQYSGNAHGLIKGIGVVNCLYVNIKTGHYWIIDWRIYAPDEDGKSKLDHVQEMFDNAMAHKKLPFRTVLMDSWYATMDLMKHIHRAGKHFYCPLKSNRKVDDSQGQQPYKAVSTLQWSAQEHVHGKHVKLFKFPSDIKLKLFRVVVDTNRTDWVVTNDLSQDSTDDTHEMCAVRWKIEQYHREIKQVLGIEKCQCRMARSQKNHIACAILAWVHLCETAKALKTNIYSLKKGILSEFLKKELRSPTIRMAPI, translated from the coding sequence ATGAAACCCACGAGCCGAGACTACTGCCAATTTCTGATATCCACACAAATCAACTACACGCAGACCTATTTTGCGGATCACCATCAGAGGTTTTCTCATGACGCCATAAATCGCTACTTGCAGGCTGCCAATATCAGCCCGGCCGATGTCTGGAATCTGGCCCGACGAAACATCGAATTTGACGACGATGCCTGCCTGGTTTTCGATGACAGCGTTCTGGACAAGAACCACTCGCACAAAATCGAGCTGGTGCGCAAACAGTACAGCGGCAACGCCCACGGCCTGATCAAGGGCATTGGGGTGGTCAACTGCCTGTACGTGAACATCAAGACCGGCCACTACTGGATCATCGACTGGCGCATCTATGCGCCTGACGAAGACGGCAAGTCCAAGCTGGATCATGTCCAGGAGATGTTCGACAATGCCATGGCGCACAAGAAGCTGCCCTTTCGCACCGTGCTGATGGACTCCTGGTACGCCACCATGGATCTGATGAAGCACATCCACCGGGCGGGCAAGCACTTCTACTGCCCGCTCAAGAGCAATCGCAAGGTTGACGACAGCCAAGGCCAGCAGCCCTACAAGGCGGTCAGTACGCTGCAGTGGAGTGCCCAAGAACATGTGCATGGCAAACACGTCAAACTGTTCAAGTTTCCCAGTGACATCAAGCTGAAACTGTTCCGGGTTGTGGTTGATACCAATCGCACGGACTGGGTTGTGACAAACGACCTATCTCAAGATTCGACGGACGATACGCATGAGATGTGTGCCGTGCGCTGGAAGATTGAGCAGTACCACAGGGAGATCAAGCAGGTTCTTGGCATCGAAAAATGTCAGTGCAGAATGGCCCGGTCACAGAAGAATCACATCGCCTGCGCGATATTGGCCTGGGTCCACCTCTGCGAGACGGCCAAAGCGCTGAAGACAAACATCTACAGCCTGAAGAAGGGAATCCTCTCGGAATTCCTCAAGAAGGAACTTCGGTCACCA
- a CDS encoding NAD(P)-dependent oxidoreductase: MKVCIVGASGKLGRYMVRHALERGHEVVGVCRAKSVAKLDAFKGRIQIFPGATNDREVIRRAVQGCDGVLTVLVPWGHQQYATGTAQAVLDLAAPGARLVFSCGWHISRDGQDVYPRSLLLQASIFRWVTRLIPFADLADQEEACRRVFASDRRWTVVRGSDLEEGPSEGLPVWRRHVGDPVLASNRTRRIDFARLMVEALANDALLHEAPAIVGCRTKSALAAAGL, encoded by the coding sequence GTGAAAGTCTGCATCGTCGGCGCCTCCGGCAAGCTCGGCCGGTACATGGTCCGGCATGCGCTGGAGCGGGGCCACGAGGTGGTCGGTGTGTGCCGCGCCAAGAGCGTTGCCAAGCTCGATGCCTTCAAGGGCCGGATCCAGATCTTCCCAGGTGCGACCAATGACCGCGAGGTGATCCGCCGGGCGGTGCAGGGCTGTGACGGCGTCCTGACCGTGCTGGTCCCCTGGGGCCACCAGCAATACGCCACCGGCACCGCACAGGCGGTGCTTGACCTTGCCGCGCCGGGCGCCCGTCTCGTCTTCTCCTGCGGCTGGCACATCAGCCGTGACGGGCAGGACGTCTACCCCCGCTCGCTCCTGCTGCAGGCCAGCATCTTCCGCTGGGTGACCCGCCTGATCCCCTTCGCCGACCTCGCCGACCAGGAGGAAGCCTGCCGCCGCGTGTTCGCCAGCGACCGCCGCTGGACCGTCGTGCGCGGCAGCGACCTCGAAGAGGGCCCCAGCGAGGGCCTGCCGGTGTGGCGCCGGCACGTGGGCGACCCCGTCCTGGCGAGCAACCGCACCCGGCGGATCGACTTCGCGCGCTTAATGGTGGAGGCGCTGGCGAACGACGCGCTGCTCCACGAAGCGCCGGCCATCGTCGGCTGCCGCACGAAGTCGGCGCTGGCTGCGGCGGGGCTTTGA